In Paucidesulfovibrio gracilis DSM 16080, the DNA window TCCACCGCGTTGTCCATGAGCTGGAACAGGTTCATTTCCTTGGGACGCGGGTCCGCCTGGATACCCCAGTTCTGGCCGAGACCCCAGAGATGCAGTGTGTAGGAATGCAAACCGAGCTTCAGATCTTTTCTTTCAGCCATGACAATCTCCAATTGATTAGTTGGTTGATAGTTAATATTCTATATGCCTGTTTGGTTGTCCGCTTTCCGGGGCAAAGGTTGTGCGGAACCGCGCCCCCGCGTTCACGCGGGTGCGACAAGGCACGCGAAATGCCGCCGGGTACGGTGACCGGCTTCTAGACGGTTTGTGGTTGTGCTTCGGCCGTGGCGCTACGGCGCTTTGGCCGGGATGTTTCCGGTGCCCACATCTGGCAGATGATGCCGCTGAAGAGCGTGACTCCGGCACAGCCCGCCAGGGCCGCGTACACACCGAAGTGCTCCACAATGATCGGCAACAGGAACGTTCCCGAGGCCGCTCCCAGGCGGCTGATGGCCACGGACAGGCCAACGCCTGATCCGCGCACTTCGGTGGGAAACAGCTCCGAGGGGTAGGAAAACTCGATGACGATGGCCACGGCCAGCGCCAGGGAGAGAGCCAGAATGAACAGCAGGCCTACGTAGCCGGGCATGGAGCGCCACAGGAACATGACTGCGAGAATCCCGGTAATTACGTAGAAGGTGGATGTGAGGTAGGCGCGTCTGCCGATGCGATCCGCCAGCCAATAGGTGCCGAAAAGCACTCCCACCATGGTGCAGACGTTGTAGAGCACGCCCGAGAAGTACGGGCTGTCGATGTGCAGGCTCGTCATGACCTGCGGCAGGAACAGGCTCACCGCATAGAACGGCAGCACCTGCCCGGCAAAGAATACTCCGCCCACCACGGTATTGCGCCACAATTCCGGGCTGAACAGACGGAGCCAGGAACCCGAGCTTTCCTCTTCCGCTTCCTGCGGGGCAAGGCCGTAGCCGGGTCCGATGTGTTTACGGATCAGTTCCATGGCTTCCCGGATGCGATCGTTCTTGGCCAGCCACGCCGGGGATTCCGGGGTGCCGATGCGGATCAGGAAGGAGGCGCAGGCCGGAATGGCCGCGGAACAAAGGATCATCCGCCAGGACGTGACGCCCATGGTGTTGAGCAGCACGCCGGTGATGTACGAGATCACATAGCCCACCGACCAGGTCACGAGCAGGGTATTCAGCACCCTGGCCCGTTTCTTTTCCGGCACCCATTCCGCCAGCATGGCAATGCCCACGGTGTAGTCCGCGCCGATGCACAGACCGAGCGCAAATCGCAACAACGTGAGGGTCAGGGGATCCGAGGTAAAGAAGGGAGCGATGGACAGCAGCACCATGGCCAGCATCACGTATGTGAAGATCTGCTTTCTGCCGACCCGGTCCGCCACGTAGCCTATACAGAGGCTGCCGAACAGAATGCCGAGCATGGATGCCGCGTTGATGAGACCGAGCCAGAAACTGGTAAGTCCGAGCACTTTGGTGGCGTAGCTCATGGCTATGCCCACGATGCCCAGCATGTACCCGTCCGTAATCTGGCCCAGGAACGCGCCGGAAACAATCTTCCGATGTATGGGCGCGTGGGGGGCGTTTTCGTAGTGTATAATCGATTCCGCTGTCGCCATTATCCTCTCCTTATAATGACCACTTCCATGGTTGTTCTCCGATACGTTCCCGCGCTCACCCTAAGCGCAGGCCGTGATTCAGCAGAGACCTATGGGCGGTTGTATCGCGGCTCTTCTTGCCGCGAATAGGCTCACCTCCATTTGTTTGAACATGGACATCATCAGTTCCCGCCGGAATCCATGCCGCTCGCAAACACGTTAAAGAATGTTCCGTCCCGTTGTTCGCGGCTTGTTGCGCTTCACCTACACCGGCCAAGAGAAAAAGGATTCCCAGGCCGTCTCCCAATAGAATGAAACCGTGCTACGGACATCGTTGTTACGGAAATGATCTATACCACATATCGGTATTTAATACCGATGCGTTGAACATAATCCACCGTTTTGATTCCCGTCAACACGTTTCATTAAATTTTAGTGACGATTTTTATGTATTATTAGCGCATAAATAGAAAAGTATATCGCTGGAAAGCCTTTTCACTTCTTCTCTTACCATCGTTTTGGCACATGTCGTCTGTGCCATTATTTTTTTCTTCGTTTCATATAATGGTACATTGCACGCTTCGCGCAATATCCACATGCACATTTTAAATCTTTTTTCGTGTCACTGTATCGCTTTTTCTATTTCAAAAACCGCAAAATAACCTCTGGCGCGCCGAACAATCGCACCTCACCGGCCCGAATTTTTTTCGGGTCATTGAAGCGCCTGCCCAGAATCCGGAAACACACCACACAGCAAGACGCCCCGGATGCATGGCGCTTCCGGGGCGTCGGTCAACACAAGCTACCTGGCCGGTAAAAACGCAACGCAGCCGTGCGTTTTTCACCAGCCGGGCAAGTGCGCTTGTCTCGCGCTATCGCTTGATGCCGATGGTGGTGTTCAAAATGGAATCCGAGGTGGTGATCACCTTGGTATTGCTTTGGAATCCCCGCTGGGTCACGATCATCTTGGCGAACTGGTCCGCCATGTCCGCGTTGGATGTCTCCAGGGAGTTGCCGTACACGGAACCCCGGCCCTCCTCGCCGGCAAAACCGGCCAGGGCATCTCCGGAATCCGGACTGGCGGAGAACAGATTGCTCCCCTCGCGTCGCAGGCCGTACTCGCTGTTGAATCGGTACAGCCCCACCTGGTACAACTTCTCGCTCTTCCCGTTGCTGAACTGGCCGACCACAAACCCCTTTTCGTCCACATTCAGGGCGCGTAAATACCCTTCGGCATAGCCATCCTGCCGCGCCGCCGATGTCATGGAACCCAGCTCATAGTTGGTCGTGGCCATGGCGTTTTTGCCCGGCGTGGCCATACTGCCCAGATTGGCTACATTCCGCCCTACCTCGGCGGCCGAAGCCGGCATGCCCCCGGCCCAGGATGCCGACGACGTGCTTAGCCCCATGTCCAGGCCGATTTCCTGGGCCTGCGCCCCATTGAACTGGAGGTTGAACGTGGGAACGCCGTCCCCGTTGAACGCGGCCGGTGTCCAGTTGCTGAGCACCGAGGGGTCGCCCCCGGTCAGGGAAAAGGCGCTCTGGCCCGTCAGTTCCCCATACTTGTTAAAGGTCAGCACGCCCGTTCCCACCAGACCGGCACCGGATGTGCCGGCCGCCGCGGAACCGTCCTCAGACGGTGGCATGGTCACCACGTATTCCCAATACTGGTTCGCGGGTGCCGCGTTGCTCACCGTGGCCGTGTCCACCGGGTCGAACCGCACGGTAAGATTATGGGCAGCCCCGTTTTCATCATAGACCTTCAAATTTGTTTCGTACCCTGGAGCCGGGGTCAACGGTTCCTCGTTCAACCCGTTCCAGGCCGAAGCCATGGAGAAAAACGGGTTCGAGGGATCCGTGTGCGCGTCCACAGTGGCGAAATCCAGGTTGGTATTCAGTACGGCAGAGGTGGTGGCCCGCGGTGCGGACACAACTGCGGGAACAGTCTCCCCGTTGACGTCGATTTCCTGGAACGGCAACCGGATGTCTTCCATGCTGCCCACGGCTCCGGTTTCCCTGTCCACGGCCCCGCCCTGCACGCGGTACCCCTGGGGAGTGAGCAGGTAGCCCTGCTTATCAAAGCGGAACACACCGGAACGCGTAAAATATTGATTGCCGTCCTCGGGATTCACCACACCAAAAAATCCATGCCCGGCCACCGCCATATCCGTGGCTGTGTTGGAAGGCTCAAAGGATCCCTGGATGAAACTGGTACGCACCTCGGCAACGCCCACGCCCATGCCCTTTTGCGAGATATGCACCGCGCTTTCGCCCCGCCGGTTGGATCCACAGGCCATCTGCTCGCTGATGAGCGTCTGAAAATGGGTTTCCGCTCGTTTATACCCGGAGGTATTCACGTTCGCGAGGTTGTTGCCGATCACGGCCATCCGCTGGCCGTGACTGATCAACCCCGTGGATCCGATGAAGAGCGATGAAAATGCCATGACGACTCCTTCCGTTCCTTTCAACCGGGGGCAACGCAGCCACCGGCAAAAAATTCCCCACCGGGAAGAAAGCAACGGACGTGCCAAAACCATAGCCCCCGTTGACACAACACTCAGGCGCAGGTAGTGGGCGTGTCATGGGTTCCCGCCCGATAACGCGGACACATGAAGCAACGGGGGTTCGTTCATGAAACATCTTTTTACCCGCTATGATGCGCTGGCCCTGGCCGTGGTTCTCGCGGTGGCGCTTTTTTGCCTGCGCTACTCCCAGGCCGTGGAGCAGGCACCGGGCAGCCCGCTGGGCCACATGATGGACAATTTTCTGCGGCTGTCGAGGCTCATAGGCTGAGCGTTTGCTCCGGCTCCCTCAACACGGTCCGCCTTTTCCACCATCCTTGTCCTCCAGCCCTGTCAAGGGGGCTTTTTCATCCTTTTGCCGCACGTTGTGCTTCCGTTTTCATCCTGCGCCTTTTTCCCGGGCTAGGATGCGGCAAACACAACAAGGAGGACGACTATGGCAATTCCTATCGTGGGTGCGGTGGCCGGGCTGCTTTCCCTGGTGGTGGACGGAGTGCGCGAGCACTTGCGCGGCCGACGGGAAATCCGGCGCGCCGTGGTCAAAAACAAGGTCCGGCTGGCCCAGTCCAGTCAGGAGTTCAACCAGGCCTGGGAGATGAAGCAGCTTGAAAACGCAGGCTGGAAAGACGACGTGCTGTTCTACGCCTGGCTCGCGTTTTTCATCTGGTCCGGTTTCGATCCCCAGGGTGCGGACCAGGTGCTCCAGGCCTGGAGCAATCTTCCCGAATGGTTTCTCCAGGTCACGTTTTGGATTGTGGCCGCGGTGCTCGGGGTTAAAAAAATCGGCGACTACCTGCCCGCCACGGTGCGCGGCGTGCGTCGCGCCCTGGCCCGGGAATCCCGATCCGATTCCGGGGGTCCGGCATGAGCGGCGCATCCTGGCAACTGGACCGGCGCATCAACCTGGCCACACTGGTATCCCTCGGCTCCTGCCTGCTCATGGCCCTGGCCGCCGGTGCCGGGCTTGGAGCACGGTTGCAGGTCATGGAGGAAAAACTCTGCACCCTGGAGGAACGGGTTCACGAAACCCGGCGCACCGCAGTGAAGGTGGAACGCATTGAGGAGCGGGTCGCGGGCATCCAGGAAATGCTGGTGGACATCCGCTCGGAACTGCGGCGGAGGCGTGGATAATGGCCCGCCCACCCGCCTGGACCCGCCAGCGACGCGCCGCGTTTTTGGAGGCATTGGCCCTGCGGGGCAACGTGACCTGGGCCGCGCACCAGGCAGGCATTTCCCGCAGCCGTCTGTATAAACTGCGTAAAACGGATCCGGAGCTGGCAAAGGAATGGGACGAAGCCCTGGCCGAAAGCGCGGACCTGCTCGAAGCCGAGGCCGTGCGGCGCGCCGTGGAAGGAACCGAGGAGCCGTATTTCTACCAGGGAGAACAGCGCGGGGCCGCACGAAAATATTCGGACCAACTGCTGATGTTCCTGCTCAAGGAGCGCCGGGGCGAGGCCACCAACAAGGAAAGCCCTTCCGCACCCGTGATTTTTGAGCTGCACCTTGGGCCACCCGAGTCTGAAAACGGCCCTGCGGCCACCGAAGCGCCTCCCGACACGGAAGATGATGCCGGGGCGTGATTTCACCGCCGCCCCCATCCACCTGCCCGCTTTGCATCATGGCGGATACCGCGACCATGCGCCCGCCTTTCCTCCCCCTGTCAACAGGGAATTTCCTTTCCAATTTCGCCCGTACAGCAGGTCATTTCATCCCCTGCCGCAAGCCGGGGGTATGCTCCGGCCATGACAAACAACGAACACCCCATTCAACGGATAACCTACGCGGCCCCGCCCACACTGACCCGTTTTCACGCATCGGACGCCTTTTACCGAGGCGTCATGGGACCGGTGGGGTCGGGCAAGTCCACGGCCATGTGCATGGAGCTGATGCGGCGCGCCCAGGCCCAGCAACCCGGACCGGACGGCATGCGCCGTTCCCGCTTCGCCATTGTGCGCAACACCTACCGGGAGCTGGCAGACACCACGCTCAAGACCTGGCTGGACTGGTTTCCCGAAGACCTCTTCGGCCAGTACAACCAGACCGGCATGACCCACACCGTACGTTTCGGGGACGTGCATGCGGAATTCATGTTCCGCTCACTGGACCGGCCCGGGGACGTAAAAAAGCTGCTTTCCCTGGAGCTGACCGGCGCCTGGTTCAATGAATGCCGGGAAATGCCCAAAGCCATCGTGGACGCCATGGGCGACCGGGTGGAGCGCTTTCCGCCCCGGCGCATGGGCGGCTGTTCCTGGGCGGGCGTGATCATGGACACCAACCCCCCGGACACGGACCATTGGTGGTATCGCCTCGCCGAGGAGGACCGCCCCCGGGGATGGGCGTTCTTCCGGCAACCGGGCGGCCTGCTTGAAAAAGGGGAGGAAAACGGACGCCCACGTTTTGCGCCCAATCCCAATGCCGAAAACCTGACCAACCTGCCGGAGCAGTATTATCTGCGGCGCATGGCCGGAAAGCCAGCGGATCACATCCGCGTCTATTACTGCGCCAAATACGGCAGCGTACAGGACGGCAAGCCCGTGTTTCCGGAATTTCACGCCACTGTGCATGTTGCTTCCACGCCCTTGCGCGCCCGGCCCGAATCGCCGCTGTTCGTGGGCCTGGATTTCGGGCTGACCCCGGCGGCCGTGTTTGGTCAGCGGGAGATCAACGGGCGCTGGCTCTGGCTCGGGGAACTTGTGGCCGAGGACATGGGCATGACCCGTTTTGCCCGGGAATTGCGCCGAACCCTCAACGAACGCTGGCCGGGAATGGAGGTGGTTCTGTACGGCGACCCTGCGGGAACCCAACGCTCCCAGGTGGACGAGCGCACACCGTTCGACATCCTTCGCGCCGGAGGCATTGATGCCAGGCCCGCTCCCAGCAATGATCCCCTGCTGCGGCGCGAAGCCGTGGCCCTGCCCCTCACGCGCATGGTGGACGGCGGTCCGGGACTGCTGACCTCGCCGGAATGCCGCACGCTCATCAAAGGCATGTGCGGCGCATATCGCTACCGGCGCGTGGAGATCAGCGGGGAGGAACGGTACAAGGATGAACCGGACAAAAATCGCTATTCCCACGTCTGCGATGCGGCCCAATACCTGATGATCGGGGCGGGAGAAGGTCGCGCCGTGCTTGGACGCGATGCCGGACCGCGCCCGGCCCGGGCGGAAAACCACTATAATCCGTTTCGTAGAAGCGTATGAGCATGCAGGGATTGCTTTGTGCGCCGCCCTGCCATGCCCATTTCCCGGCCGGGGAGTACGCCTTTTTGCGCCTGTTTGACGCGCATGGCACCTATGCCCTGGCTGCCGTGGCAGAACGGACCGTGTGCGCAGAACTCCACCTGGAGGTGGTCCGGCCCGGACCACGGGCCATGCGCGGCATGGTCGCGGATCTGGAGCTGTTTCGCCAGCGCATGGCAAAAAAGGGGATCATGAGAATCGTCGGGTTACGGCAGATTTCCGATTTGAACGCGGCTTCCGATGCACAAGCCCAGGATCGCTGGTTCCGGTTCACCCGCGCATTCGGCTTTACCGAACAAAGCCTGGTGCAGACCGCCTTTTTGGATACGGACGCCAGGCCGAAGCGTCACATCTCCGGCCCGGAAAACAGGGACCAGGTCTCGCAATGCCGCCACACCCGGGAATAATCCTCGCTGATACTGCGGCAGAGCGGGCAGGTGGCCGCCAGTTCGTTCACCACCTCCTGGCTGATCATCCACATGCGGTTCAGGAAGCTGTCCGGCAAGACCTGGACCCAGACCTCGGGCAACTGACGCAGGGAGCTGAGCGAAAGCGCGTTCAGGGTATCGAACCGGGCCTGCATCCAAAGATCGGTTTCCGCGGCGGCAGCGCGCAGGGCCGCCTGTTGCGACACGGTGAGCTTGTCCATGGCCGTCCGATTGACCAACGTCTCCAACCGGCCGGACGGTTCCTGCCATCCCGGACCATAATACCAGACCGGGGATTGGGCCAGCCCGAGCTGCATGTCATGATGCGGACCGATCCAGTTCACGCCGTCCAGAGCGCCGGAAGCAAAGGCTTCGCTCAATTCCTGAGCAGGCATCAGGGAGACATCCGCCCCCACGCGCTGGAGCACGCGGCCCGCCAGACCCGGGAACCGCAGTTTGCGGCCCTTGAGATCCTCCACCGTTTCCAATGGCTTGCGGAACCAGCCGAACATCTGCCCGCCCGTATCCCCCATGGGCAAAGGAATCACGCCGTAAGGCTCATACGCTTTTTCCCAGAGGCGCAGCCCCTGGCCGTCGTACAACCAGGAATTGAGGCAATTTTTGTCCATGCCGAACGGCACCGAGGAAAACCACTGGGCAGCGGGAATCTCTTCCGCCCAATAATACGCGGTGGAATGCCCCATCTCGGCCCGCCCCTCGGCAACGGCCTGAAAGACCTCCAACGGTCCGGCCAGGTCACCGGCGGGAAGCGGGGTGATCTGCAAGGTGTTATCCGTCAGCTGGGCCACGCGGCGGCAAAACCGCGACAACCCCGGCCAGAACACATCCATGTCCCGGTTCCAGGCCGTGACCATGCGCCACTCCAGGCGCTGTCCGGCCCGGGCCGGAACCGCCATTGATCCGGCCGCGCCCACGGCGGCCATTCCCAATGTTTTGAGCAAATCCCTTCGGCGCATGTTTCCCCCACCGGTATGATGGACCGCTGTTCCGGTCCGGGTCCGCAATCAACGATTGCGGTAATATTTCACGCTGTCCCCGCCCTGGCCCTTTCCCAGGTTGGGATAGTGCCGCACATAATCCCGCGTGCAGCGCAGATAGCACGCATTGTATCGGTCCTCCTGGGCCAGACGGCGGCGCTGCTGCGCCGCGCTCTCCCCGGCCTGGTACCGTAGGGACGGCTTGGGACAGGCCGCGATGCAGCGTTGTTCCTGCCGCTTCCAGTCCGCCGGTCCCTGGGCATGGGCGGCGTCGGCCCCAGCCCCGGCCAGACCCAAAACCAACAGCACCAAAAGCATTGGTCCCACGGCCCGTGCCGGACCGGTCCCTTGGGCTTGTTCGCGCGTGCTCCAGGCGCATGCGGTCCCGTGGATCGTGCGTTCACACATACTGTAACCATGCCGTCACGGGCCTCGGGAGTCAACAGGGGAACGGGGCTGTGCTTCGTTGGGAAAACTGGTATGCCTCGTGCATCAAAGGGACACATGCAGGGATTCCTTGTGTCCGGACACAGCGCTGACACTCTTCCGGAGGTGGTATGACCCGTTTTTTCGGCGTGTTCGCATTCCTGGCGGCCCTGGTTTTGGGCGGCTTTCTCTTGGTCGGAAATTTGACGTCCGGCATGTCTGAAAATGCAAACGCATTCTTCCAAACCGTGCGGGACGGACAGTACGACACCGCTTACAATTATCTCTCCAAAGGGTTTCGCAATACCGTGACGCCGAGGGAACTTCGCGCGTTTTTGCGGCGCGGCTCCCTGGACCGCTACATGACCTCGGCCTGGACTTCCAGGGAATACGACGGAGACACCGGACTGCTCAAAGGAACCCTCTACGCCCAGGACGGAACCGTCACGCCCCTGGAACTGACCTTTGTCCGTGAAAACGAGGAATGGCGCATTCACTTCATTGATGCCCGTCTGCCCGGACTGGCGCGGCGGGAGATCACCAAGGACATTCCGGACCAGGAAGTGCTGGAACGCATGGCCTCGGACACGGCGGCCCTGTTCGCCGAAGCGGTTCGGCTGAAGGATTTCCATCGCTTTCACGACGAGATCGCCCGCATCTGGGCCTGCCGTGCCACCCCCGAGGAGCTTATGGAGGCTTTTGCCCCGTTCCTGGCCGGGAAATCCGACCTCACGGGGTATGACCAAGTGGCCCCTGTTTTTAGTGAACCCCCGGTCATCAACGCGGAAGACGCGCTCGTGCTCAAGGGATACTTCCCGCATGAACGCGGGCCGCTGCGCTTTCGCATGGAATTCGTGTTCGAGTACCCGGAATGGAAACTCCGGGGCATCGACATGCGCATTTGACCATGCTCCGCATCCTCGTTTGCAGCACGTTTCTCTTTCTCCTCGCCCTTGCCTGGGTTCCGGCCCATGCCGATGGCGACGCGCCCACGGCCGACCTGATCCGCCGCCTGAACGACGAAAACGCGGACGTTGCCCGCAACGCATTTGACGAACTGGTGCGCCGCGGAACCGAAGCCGTACCCGAGCTGATCAAAACCCTGCGCGGCACCAACCGGTCCCTGCGCGGCGCCGCCACCCGCGTACTGGCGCGCATCGGCGCTCCCGCCGTACCCGAGCTGGCCCGGACCTTGGAGGATCAGGCCCGGTCCGCCCGCATTCAGGCGGGCATTGCCTTGGGCCTCATGGGCAGCACAGCCTCGGACGCGGTGCGCCCCCTTTCCCGCGCCCTGCACGACCATGTGGAAGACGTTCGCGGCAATGCCGCGGCTGCGCTGGCGGAAATCGGCGCGGACTCCGAACCGGCGGTTGCGGACCTGCAACGGATATTGGCTGATCCCAGTCCCTGGGTGCGCCGCAATGCGGCCCTGGCTCTTGGACGCATCGGCCCGGGAGCACGCCCTGCCATGGCAGCCCTGCTGGAAACCGCCACGCAGGATCGCAGTTCCAAGGTGCGCTCTGAGGCGGTACGCGCTCTGCCCCGCATTGATTCGGAGCATCCCGAGCTGCTGCCCAGCCTGAAAAAAATCACAACCACCGACACCTCCCAGGCTGTGCGGGATGCTGCATCGGAAATCCTGGAAGACTTGCTCTCCAAGGAACAAGAAGATCGGAATGAATCGATAACTGACGATGTAACCTCGGATTCCGCCCTTGCCGACGACCCGGAACGCTCCCAGAGCGGGCAATCCGTGGCCCAACTCGTACGCCGGTTGCAAGGCGAAGAAACGCCGGCGCAGGCCGCGGCCCAGGAACTGAAGCAGCGAGGTGCCGACGCTGTTCCGGCTCTGGCCTGGGCCTTGGACGGCAATGATGCCACCCTGCGCCGAAGAGCCGCCAGCGTACTCGCGGCCCTGGGAGAACAAAGCGCCCCGGCCCGCGCCGCTTTGGGCCGCGCCCTCAGCGATGTGGATGCTCGCGTGCGTGAGCAGGCCGCCCGCGCTCTCGGCGCCATGGGTCAAACAGGTCTGCGCGCCTTGCCCCAGC includes these proteins:
- a CDS encoding flagellar hook protein FlgE — its product is MAFSSLFIGSTGLISHGQRMAVIGNNLANVNTSGYKRAETHFQTLISEQMACGSNRRGESAVHISQKGMGVGVAEVRTSFIQGSFEPSNTATDMAVAGHGFFGVVNPEDGNQYFTRSGVFRFDKQGYLLTPQGYRVQGGAVDRETGAVGSMEDIRLPFQEIDVNGETVPAVVSAPRATTSAVLNTNLDFATVDAHTDPSNPFFSMASAWNGLNEEPLTPAPGYETNLKVYDENGAAHNLTVRFDPVDTATVSNAAPANQYWEYVVTMPPSEDGSAAAGTSGAGLVGTGVLTFNKYGELTGQSAFSLTGGDPSVLSNWTPAAFNGDGVPTFNLQFNGAQAQEIGLDMGLSTSSASWAGGMPASAAEVGRNVANLGSMATPGKNAMATTNYELGSMTSAARQDGYAEGYLRALNVDEKGFVVGQFSNGKSEKLYQVGLYRFNSEYGLRREGSNLFSASPDSGDALAGFAGEEGRGSVYGNSLETSNADMADQFAKMIVTQRGFQSNTKVITTSDSILNTTIGIKR
- a CDS encoding HEAT repeat domain-containing protein, whose product is METPGHRHAHLTMLRILVCSTFLFLLALAWVPAHADGDAPTADLIRRLNDENADVARNAFDELVRRGTEAVPELIKTLRGTNRSLRGAATRVLARIGAPAVPELARTLEDQARSARIQAGIALGLMGSTASDAVRPLSRALHDHVEDVRGNAAAALAEIGADSEPAVADLQRILADPSPWVRRNAALALGRIGPGARPAMAALLETATQDRSSKVRSEAVRALPRIDSEHPELLPSLKKITTTDTSQAVRDAASEILEDLLSKEQEDRNESITDDVTSDSALADDPERSQSGQSVAQLVRRLQGEETPAQAAAQELKQRGADAVPALAWALDGNDATLRRRAASVLAALGEQSAPARAALGRALSDVDARVREQAARALGAMGQTGLRALPQLARALSDADPLVRTAAAQSLAGFDHELPEAVPGLTDVLSTGPDAARVAACRALGNTGPRAAQSVTALTDALTLGDPKVRAAAAQALGNIGPLSLAALPRLRGLAHDPNSSVRSAALNAIRSISPSATLPAQPTDPAIPDTGTPQPPQDPSMDGSARDDQQTDTPWPTSLQDLEPDPRYPDFPVSVTDSPEPTPPATPVIPAPQKPDTPQTPPVTALPDLAQPSPAAPDPAGSPQAHLFAQARKLYASGRYEDAAQTLRQGAETDHSPSQVLLGMLFREGRGVDKDNEEALRWFRHASALGDAAGYYNMGWMYEHGLGVPRDVDAARRWYERAAKRGHPAAGDRLKAMRE
- a CDS encoding MFS transporter, which gives rise to MATAESIIHYENAPHAPIHRKIVSGAFLGQITDGYMLGIVGIAMSYATKVLGLTSFWLGLINAASMLGILFGSLCIGYVADRVGRKQIFTYVMLAMVLLSIAPFFTSDPLTLTLLRFALGLCIGADYTVGIAMLAEWVPEKKRARVLNTLLVTWSVGYVISYITGVLLNTMGVTSWRMILCSAAIPACASFLIRIGTPESPAWLAKNDRIREAMELIRKHIGPGYGLAPQEAEEESSGSWLRLFSPELWRNTVVGGVFFAGQVLPFYAVSLFLPQVMTSLHIDSPYFSGVLYNVCTMVGVLFGTYWLADRIGRRAYLTSTFYVITGILAVMFLWRSMPGYVGLLFILALSLALAVAIVIEFSYPSELFPTEVRGSGVGLSVAISRLGAASGTFLLPIIVEHFGVYAALAGCAGVTLFSGIICQMWAPETSRPKRRSATAEAQPQTV
- a CDS encoding TRAP transporter substrate-binding protein: MRRRDLLKTLGMAAVGAAGSMAVPARAGQRLEWRMVTAWNRDMDVFWPGLSRFCRRVAQLTDNTLQITPLPAGDLAGPLEVFQAVAEGRAEMGHSTAYYWAEEIPAAQWFSSVPFGMDKNCLNSWLYDGQGLRLWEKAYEPYGVIPLPMGDTGGQMFGWFRKPLETVEDLKGRKLRFPGLAGRVLQRVGADVSLMPAQELSEAFASGALDGVNWIGPHHDMQLGLAQSPVWYYGPGWQEPSGRLETLVNRTAMDKLTVSQQAALRAAAAETDLWMQARFDTLNALSLSSLRQLPEVWVQVLPDSFLNRMWMISQEVVNELAATCPLCRSISEDYSRVWRHCETWSLFSGPEM